TGCAAGCCCTGAAGCACCGAAAAAACGGCAAGCCCCTGCATGATGCCTGAACCGAGGCACGCGGCGGCAATTTTTTTGCCTTCCTCGCCGGCCTGTTCCCACAGAAGTTTCAGAAAAAGCGATTCTTTCAGTTGCAGCATGTGGTTTTGTGGCCCCGGTGTTCAGGTGCGCCGCGCACTACAGCATGCCCGGCGGTCTTGTATGCGCCCCATTGCAGTGCAGGGGCTCTGGTAAATCAACAGTCAACGCTGCCGCAGCGGCAGCCACGGCCCTAGCAAGGGCGGCAGTTATGCTCTGGGGGCAACCTCGGCAAGTGTGCGGCTGGATACGGCGGGCGTCACAGCCAACACTTCCGTAAGGGCCAGTTGCCCGGCCCATACGGAAGGTTCCGATTCCCGAAACCGTCAGAGATCGCCGATACTAGGCCGCGTCTGTGCCCGCTTCTTTGGCGGGGGCTTCAGCGGCGGCTTCGTCCTTGGTTTCTTTTTTCATCTTGTTCTTGATCTTGCCGACGAAGGTTTTGCCTTCTTCAACCTTTTCCTTGAAGTAGGTCTTGGCTTCTTCGGCATTGAAATCAATCAGGTTGCCGCCCTTTCTGAAGTGGCGGTCAAAAACCCAGCCCAGGGCATAGGTGCTGGCGCCGCCCATGATGCTGATGGTTGCCGCGCCCGCAGTGAAGCCAATGACCGGAATGCTTTTCAGCAGCGAGGCAGCCAGGGGCACGCTTGCCGTGGTCAAAAAACCGCCGCAGAGCGAAGAAATAATGGATTTGACGCGTTCTTTCTTGAATTCAACGCCGTGGGCCTGGGCCAGCGCGTGGATAAGCTCAATCTGGAGGGCAGAGAGGCCCAGAAAATCTACAAGGGGCACCGGCACAAAACCAATGCCGATAGCGCCGTACACGCGCTTGCGGATGATGGTGTCCACCACTTCTTCCGAGGGGCAGGCGCGTTCGCACGTTTCCGTTTCAGCAGCGGTTTCGGCCTGGCAGGCTATCTGATCTTCCACGCCGTCGACCTTGTTTTCCAACGTATCTTTTGTCATGTGCAACCTCGTTGTGACCGGTTTCAGGGTTACGGGAAATCTATTGGGCAACGGCCGTTTTATCAACGCCCGCCAGTGTGACGTCAAAGAGCTCGTCTGCCGAAATGAGCAGAATCAGCGGCAGATCCATGCCCATCTTTTGGGCAGTCACCAGATTCAGCGCGATCTTGGGCGTGTAGGCCGCGGTTTCAAGTTGGGTATTGGGCGGCAGCAGGCCAAGTTGGGCGGCAATATGGTCAGCATAAAATTTGCCAAGAGGAACATAATCAAGGGTCGAAAGCCCCATCAGCGCGCCCCTGCGCACATGTACGCTGCCATCGCGCGCAAAGGTCTTGATATGGTGGGCATTGAGCGTGTTAAAGATGGCCTGCGGGTTGGCCTGCGTCCAGTCAAAGCAGTTGAGGGCAGAAATGTAAAAGGCATCCACGCCAGCTGCCAACAGTCTGTCCACGCCCTTGGTGCACGATTCTATGCTCTCCGCCTTGTCCAAAAAGGGGTACTCCACAAGGGTAAAGCCGCGCTCGCGCGCAACTTCGCGCGCTTCCCTCACGTTGGAGTATGAAAGGCCCTCGGGGCTGTCGTGATACATGATGCCAAGGCGAAGGAAGGGCAGCGCCTCATGAAACAGGGCAAAGACCTTGAACCATTTGTCCTTGGTGTAGCGGATGGTCAGGTTGGCGGCGCCTTTGCCGGTGGCGCGATCCACAATGCCAGCGCCTGCGGGATCGGCAACGTCAACGCTCATGATGGGCGTTTTGCCGTTGTTTTCAGCCAGCAGGGCCTTGGTGGCCTCTGTTCCCATGCTGATGATGACGTCGATATCCGGATTTTGCATCAGCTTGCGGGCCTCAGCGCGGTAAACGCTCTCAGACGCATCCCAGCCAGGGCTGATGTACAGTTCGTCCGGCAGGGTGATGCGGTCGGCAACCCCGCGTTGCCGCAGGGCCTTGATGATTTCTTTTTGCAGCAGGGTAAATTCCCAGTACGGCCCGGCTTCAAAATAGGCCGCGACCTTGGGGCGCGAGGGTTTGGGCTGGGAGGACGCCGGGGCAGGCGCTGCCATCTGTTCCATCGGCGCACGCGGGGGGGCTGCCTGCACGTTTGCGCACAGGGATACCGCGCAGCAAAGCGCTGCGGCAAGTGTGGCGAAGAACGATCCGAGGCGGCTGCTCATGGAACAAAATACCCTATGATGCGTTCTTGGTGACGCAGTGTGTCCGCCGCTCGGCGGTTCTGACCAAAAACTGGAGTGGATTTTTTTCCAAAATCCGTGCGGAGCAGACAAGCATTTTTATGGCAATCTGCGCTATTGGCGGTGTTGGGCCACACGGATTTTTACACGGGCGCAAAGCCATGCGCGCATGTTTCAATATACCAGAGGAAAAGCGGTATCGTCCACATGAATTTGGGGCGCGCATCGGCGTTTCTGCATGATTTTTGGCGGGTTGCAGGAATCAACAGGCAAGGTGGACAATGACGTCCAGACAGGAGCTATGCGCCGCTACGCTGCACTGGTAACCGTCTGATGTTTTGATGTCTCGGCTTGTCCACTGCCCGCCAACCTCAAGCATTGCAGTCGCGCCGTGAACAGCGTTTGCAGTGAAGGATGCTATCCAGCCGCTCTCTTGCGGCCCGGTGTGTACGCTAAAGCTTTGCAAGGGCATGCTCAGGCCCATGCCCACAGCCTTGATTATGGCCTCCTTGCGCGTCCAGCAGCGGTAAAAGGCGGTTTGCAGTTCCGACGGGGGCAGAGACAGCAGGTCTTTCTGCTCCTGCGGGTGCAACTGGCTGGTCAGCTCCGCCGCATCGGGCAGGGGGCGCATTCTTTCCACATCAATGCCCACGCTCGCGCATCGGCAAAAGGCCACCCATACCATGCTGCCAGAATGGCTGATGGAAAAATCAGCGGATACTCCCGGGCAAAAGGGCTTGCCGTAAGGGGAGCGGGCAAACACGGCAGCGCTGTCCTGCGTGGCACAGTCCTGCCCAAAGGCGGCGTACAGCAGACGCCGCGCCAGCGCCCGGCCTGCCAGATGCCGCGCTGCATCTTCTATATGCACATAGCGTCCGGCCTCCTGCTGCTCTTGCGGGGAGGTGTGTGTGGTGCATTGTCTGGGCCAGTCCGCAATATTCTCAAGCTCCAGGCCAACGCACAGGATGGATTTTTCCGGGGTGGACGGCGCGCGCCAATTGTAAAAATGTTGCGCCAGCACCGCCTAACCCGCTGGTTGGAGTGTGTGCGTCATGTGATCTGCCAGTTCCTGCCAGTGATCCTGAACGTAAAAATGGCCGCCGCTGAAGGTGCGTACCGTGCATTGCGCATCTGTCAGGGTTTGCCAGTGCAGGGCGTCAGCCTCGGTAACGAGATCGTGGCTGCCAATGGTGGTATGGATGGGCAAGGGCAAGTGGCTGTAGGGGGCGGGCTGCCAGCCTTCTATGGCCATAAAATCAGCGCGGAGCACTGGTTCAAGGTAGTTTCTGAAATCCTGCGACTGCGCAATCTCGGGCGGAATACCGCCCATGCGGGCCACGTAGTCCCACAGCGCGCCTTGGGGGAGCTGATCAACAGGGCATGAAATCCCGGTGCGCATCCGGCCTGGCGTGGTGGCGGACGAAATGAACAGGGCCGTGGGCAAGGGCAGTGCCGCATCGCAGGCGAAGCGTGCGCAAAGAAAAGCCAGCAGGCCGCCCATGCTGTGGCCAAACAGGGCATAGGGGCCAGTGTGGGCGGTGGAGCGGATCTGCTCCAGCAAGTCGCGCCCCATGCTTTCCATGCTGGTGAGCAGCCGCTCCCGGCAGCGGCGGCCTTTGCCTGGCAGTTCCAGAGGTCTTATGGTGATCCATGACGGAAAAAAATCGTTGAACTTCGCATAAAAGGCGGCATTGCCCCCGGCGTGGGGAATGCAGAAAAGTGTCGTAGCTGTGTGTTGCATGTGGTGCCCTACAGCTCAACCCATCCGGCATCGTCATCAAGTTTTTGAATGATGATGCGCGAGGCCTGTTCTTCGTGCCCGATGCGGGCATGCATCTGCTTGAGAACAATATTGCCCTCGCTGATGCCGCAGATTTCCAGTTTGCCGATGTCGTGACCGATTATGTACTTGAAGCGCTTGCCATAGCCGCTGAGTTGGGCCTTGGCCTTGTCCACAATGGCAATGCCCTGCTTGAGCGGCAGTTGAAAATGGTGCCGCACCCGCGAAACCGGCATGCACTGGTACAGATAATACGGGTTCACCCCAATGGAAAGCAGGCGGTTCATCAGCTCGACAATATCTTCCGCACTGTCGTTGACGCCGCGCAGCAGCACCGCCTGATTGTTGATGATGGCCCCGCACAGGCGCAGCCTCTTGATGGCCTCGGCCGAGGTGGGCGTGATCTCGCGCGCATGGTTGTAGTGCGTGGCAATGTACAGGGCCTTGCGTTCGGCAAAAGCGCGAAGGGCATCTATGAGGCCGTCGTCAAAGATGCGCAGCGGGTAGGTGACCGGAATGCGCGTGCCTATGCGCACAAAATCCACATGGTCGATCCCGGCCAGCCCCTCCAGCATTTTTTGCAGCACCGGGGTTGCCAGGGTCAGGGGGTCGCCGCCGGAAAGGATGACGTTGTTGATCTTGGGATGGTCGGCAATGTATTGCAACGCCCCGGCAAAATTGCGCAGGGTCTGCTGGCTGGAGTGCCCCACAATGCGGCGGCGAAAGCAGTGGCGGCAGTGCATGGCGCAGCATTCTGTTGTAACCAGAAGTGCAGTGCAGTCGTATTTATGCAGTACGCCATTGCCCTTGTCGTGCTTGTCGTCGCCATAGGGGTCGGCAGTTGTCGCGCCCATGGATCCGGCAACCACCAGTTCTTCCGCATCAGGAAAGCACATGCGACGTATGGGATCATTGGGATCGTTTCTATCTATAAGGCTCAGATAATAGCGGGGAATATTGACCGGGTGCACCGTGGCGACTTCACGAAGCGTTGCTTCCTCTTGTGGACTGAAAGTGGCGTATTGCTTCAACTGGTCGATGGTGACGACATTTTTTGCAAGTTCCTTTTTCCAGTCAAGGCATTTCCAGCAAGGTTCAGCGTCCATTATTCCGGCCTCGGTTTGCGGATGGATTTTCTGGTGTTCAGGCGTTTTGGACGTGCCTGAACACCCGGATACAGAGTTATTGTTGAGGAAATACATTCAATACCCAGGTTTCGTTCTGTTCGTGAATTTACGGCAAAAACTGTCCAAAGTATATGTAAAACTTGCTAATATGCAGGCCGTGAGCTATTTTGCCCACCATGTTGCACTAAGCGCATTAAAGCCGCAGTGGGGGACGGAATGGCAAAGATTGTGCCTTTAACCGGGTGTCAAAAAGAACTGTGGCTCTCTGCAAAAGCGGCGCTGTCCGACTATGCCGAAACCTCCATTCGGGGCTGTTATCACATTGACGCCCTGCTTGATCCCGATTTGTTGCGCCAAGCCATCAAGCGCACGCTGCATTTCACGCCTCTGCCCGCCGCCTCTCTGTGCCAGGATGAAGCCGAACCGTACTTTCTTGTGGGTGAAGAGCAGGAACCTGATTTCAGGGTTCTGGACGCCGCTGCGCAGCCGAATCCCTCCGCCGCTGCCGACCGCATGATCGACGAGTTTTTTGAAGAACCGGTAGAAAATCCCCTTATGCGCTACGCCCTTGTGATCACTGGCGAGGCGAGCTGCATAGTTGCCATGAAGTGCTCGCACGTGGTGCTGGACGGGCTGGCATTCTTTTTTCACATAGCTGTTATTGCAGACGTTTACACAGCACTCGCGTGCGGAGAAACGCCAGACCTTGGCGAGCCGTGCTCCTGCGAAGAAGCCTACCTTGAAGATCAGGCGCACTGCGCCTCGCCGCGTTTTCAGAAAGACATGGCTTTTTGGCACGAACACCTCTCCCGTCTGCCAGAAAAGCGCCTGTTGCGCGCCCTGCCGGGGCGGCCAGATGTGCTTGGCGAGAGCCGCCACCAGAAGTTTGTGCTGTCAGAAAAAACCTCGAGTGAAACGTCCGCGCTCATTGCCGCTCACAAGGTCAGCCCTGCGGTGTTTTTCACGGGCATCTACACGCTCATCGTGTCGTTCATGAGCGGAGAAAAGGACATTGTGGCTCTTGCCCCAGTAGCTTATGGGGAGCGCAAGGTGCTGTACCGGCGGCAGGGGGCCATGATGTCGCTGCCGCCCCTGCTGGTGAACGTGGCCGCGCA
The sequence above is a segment of the Desulfovibrio sp. genome. Coding sequences within it:
- a CDS encoding DUF697 domain-containing protein; this encodes MTKDTLENKVDGVEDQIACQAETAAETETCERACPSEEVVDTIIRKRVYGAIGIGFVPVPLVDFLGLSALQIELIHALAQAHGVEFKKERVKSIISSLCGGFLTTASVPLAASLLKSIPVIGFTAGAATISIMGGASTYALGWVFDRHFRKGGNLIDFNAEEAKTYFKEKVEEGKTFVGKIKNKMKKETKDEAAAEAPAKEAGTDAA
- a CDS encoding ABC transporter substrate binding protein — encoded protein: MSSRLGSFFATLAAALCCAVSLCANVQAAPPRAPMEQMAAPAPASSQPKPSRPKVAAYFEAGPYWEFTLLQKEIIKALRQRGVADRITLPDELYISPGWDASESVYRAEARKLMQNPDIDVIISMGTEATKALLAENNGKTPIMSVDVADPAGAGIVDRATGKGAANLTIRYTKDKWFKVFALFHEALPFLRLGIMYHDSPEGLSYSNVREAREVARERGFTLVEYPFLDKAESIESCTKGVDRLLAAGVDAFYISALNCFDWTQANPQAIFNTLNAHHIKTFARDGSVHVRRGALMGLSTLDYVPLGKFYADHIAAQLGLLPPNTQLETAAYTPKIALNLVTAQKMGMDLPLILLISADELFDVTLAGVDKTAVAQ
- a CDS encoding 4'-phosphopantetheinyl transferase superfamily protein encodes the protein MLAQHFYNWRAPSTPEKSILCVGLELENIADWPRQCTTHTSPQEQQEAGRYVHIEDAARHLAGRALARRLLYAAFGQDCATQDSAAVFARSPYGKPFCPGVSADFSISHSGSMVWVAFCRCASVGIDVERMRPLPDAAELTSQLHPQEQKDLLSLPPSELQTAFYRCWTRKEAIIKAVGMGLSMPLQSFSVHTGPQESGWIASFTANAVHGATAMLEVGGQWTSRDIKTSDGYQCSVAAHSSCLDVIVHLAC
- a CDS encoding alpha/beta fold hydrolase, with translation MQHTATTLFCIPHAGGNAAFYAKFNDFFPSWITIRPLELPGKGRRCRERLLTSMESMGRDLLEQIRSTAHTGPYALFGHSMGGLLAFLCARFACDAALPLPTALFISSATTPGRMRTGISCPVDQLPQGALWDYVARMGGIPPEIAQSQDFRNYLEPVLRADFMAIEGWQPAPYSHLPLPIHTTIGSHDLVTEADALHWQTLTDAQCTVRTFSGGHFYVQDHWQELADHMTHTLQPAG
- a CDS encoding KamA family radical SAM protein; protein product: MDAEPCWKCLDWKKELAKNVVTIDQLKQYATFSPQEEATLREVATVHPVNIPRYYLSLIDRNDPNDPIRRMCFPDAEELVVAGSMGATTADPYGDDKHDKGNGVLHKYDCTALLVTTECCAMHCRHCFRRRIVGHSSQQTLRNFAGALQYIADHPKINNVILSGGDPLTLATPVLQKMLEGLAGIDHVDFVRIGTRIPVTYPLRIFDDGLIDALRAFAERKALYIATHYNHAREITPTSAEAIKRLRLCGAIINNQAVLLRGVNDSAEDIVELMNRLLSIGVNPYYLYQCMPVSRVRHHFQLPLKQGIAIVDKAKAQLSGYGKRFKYIIGHDIGKLEICGISEGNIVLKQMHARIGHEEQASRIIIQKLDDDAGWVEL